The genomic window TCTTCTTTCACTGGAAACTTGAGCACCGTGGAAAATATACCAACATAAGATGCAGTGATGAAGCCATAACAGCCAGCACCAACCACCAGTGCAGAAGCAAGTAAGGATAACTTATTGTTAAAAGTGTCTGAGCAGGAGATCCTTAGCAGAGAGGGGATGTCACAGAAGAACTGATGGACCACATTGGAATGGCAGAACGACAAGCGAAACGTGTAACCGGTGTGGAAAGCTGCATACATGAGGCCAGTCAACAAACATGTTAAGGTCATCTGCATGCAGACTCGGGGACTCATGATCACTGGGTAGTGGAGAGGGTGGCAGATGGCCACATAACGGTCACGAGCCATGACAGTGAGCAAAGTAAACTCTACATATGCCAAGAAAATCACTAGGAATACCTGAGCTGCACAGCCTGTACCTGAAATAATCCTGTTGTTCACAAGGGCGTTAACCGATGCTTGGGGAACAGTTATTGAGAGGTAGCAGGCATCCACCATGGACAGATTCCTCAGGAAAAAGTACATGGGCATGTGGAGTCTCCTGTCAAAGGTGGTGATCATGACAATGAGGAGATTCCCCATCAGGCCTGCAGAGTAGatgagaaacaaaaggaaagaatacaaGATCTGGAGCTGTCGGAGTTCAGAAAAACCCATGAGCAGAAATTGAGTCACAGTGGTATAATTGGACATTTTCAGACTTGTTCATTGAGGCAGTCACCTAGGTAGGACAAGGAGAAATCAATCAGTCCATCATTCAGCCAGTCCTGAGGACTTCTGGCAAAAGCTAGAAGGCAATACTCCATTTTTATCCTTGAGACGTCAACAGACAGTATGACCTGTGCTGTGTATTTTGACTCTATGCCCTtgaacaagttaaatgacttctcaagGAAACTCTCTAATCATTGCATAGGTGATGCAGACCTGTGTTGTTAGATAAAGTATCTATGCCTGTGAATTAATTCATACACTCATAATTAATTCATCTACTAAACAAAGTAATCTTACCAAGAACCTTATTGGCTTCCTTTTTATTCTATACTGTACTCATTACCTGTGACTGAATATATCAATGCAGATAATTTGACCTTTCTCAGAAGCCAACTCTAACAAtgattgtattttttaattctttctgattattcttttcctttacttgtaTTTCTTTTGTGACCATCTCATCATGACAAACCTTACACCAGATATATCCTCTTACTGAGGAGATTAAAGACATTTGACATCTTGATCTCTCTTCCATGAAGCTAAGAAACTTGTCACTCTCTACTTTGCACCTCACCATTTGTCTATTTTCATCCATTTCAGACTCCACatatcatacaaaatatttttgttcaatccTCTTCACCTCGTTCAAACGATGATGTGTGCACCAAAACATGTTTTTCATTCAGGTAAATATCTCATCCTTTAACAAATCCCAACATGATCTCAAATTTGAAATCGTCATCAATATGATGGAGCTCTTCAATCATCTTCCTTCTTATCACTGAATCCCAACATTGCTGAGACTAATGTTACACACCTACATGTGGGGCCACTGTATTACCTATTTCAACTTAGAGAATTGGTTTAGTAAAAGAACTCTTGAGGAGAGAGTTGGCTAGGTGGCCAGACTGATAAAGAGATGGACCAGATGTAGGATTTTCTTGCCTTAAGGAATTCCAGGTAAGAAAACAACACCTAAACTTGTAGAACGGGTCCTCTTCTGTCATCTGGTGCCCGGTGTGTGTCTGAGCCCACTTCTGAATTCTGAGACCGAAGCTCCATTCATTACACAATACTGTTATACAATgtcagattaaaattaatatccaataactccaagtatcatattttataagatttattagcaATCACTTGgagtagaggaaatagaaagaacaaatataaagtaaaataaaaacattgtgaAGAGAAGTTTTCCCAACTGCATTAGTGGGAGAAGAGCATGAGAGGACCTGGTTACAGAAACTATTTCCAAAACATAAGGATATAGTGCGATTCTAGGAAACAAAGTCCTGGGGAAAATTCTAATCATACAATATGAATCTGTGCCACCTACTGATCCATTATACACCTGTACTGTCTCTACCcacatatctatattttatatgcaGATGTGTATACAAATGCATGTTAGTATGTAATGCCAAAGCAGATAGAGGGAGGAAGAGCCAGGTTGCCTGTGACACATTTCAGTTGGGTCTTAATTATCCTAGGCAAGGATCTCAAATTATCTGTGTCCCGGGAAACTGTCTAAGCAGATACATTTGCAGAGTAAGTGCTGATCTGAGTTGGCAGAGGCAGCCATTCATCACAAGATCTTCATTATTCTCAGGTCATAGGTCCACCCCCTCCACCTCAAAAAAGTCCattatgtgttttaaaaaatggaagaaataaaaataggaggaaatcactgcatatatatgcatatacatacatacatatatatatatatatatatatatatatatatatatatatatatatatacttacttcTTATTCCACATAAATGAACAGAGATTCATGTTGCTAACTCCTCTGATGATCTGGGGAGCTGCAGATTGGTAGATATCACCTTCTCATTGGAGACAAAGACTCAGGACTTCTCAGAAGAGGCAACACATACTAAGAGCTCCTTTCCTGTCTTAGCACAATCATGATATTCTAATGAGGCTGGAAGCCACTTCTTGGAACGTTGCCTATTATAGTCCCAGCACTGCCTTCAGGGGCAGTATCCCTGATGTCCAAGTAGATttggaaaaccccaaaatagctTCACTGAGGTGATCGTCTCTGAATGGAAATAAGCAAATCTAAGTCACATCATGAGCCTTGACTTTAGAGTTCCAGAATTATAATTGCAgattattgttgagtcatttcagtcatatctcttcataatcccatttgaggtttctgTGCCAAAGATACTGatatggtttattattttcttctccagctccttttacaaataagaaaacttaaACAAATAGGTTTAAGTGCAGAGCCAAAGAGCTAAGAGGTAAATCTGGGACCacaattgaactcaggaaggtgttTCCCTGACTTAAGATGTGGCCCCATCCATTGCAACCCCTAGCTACCCATCAGTGCTGTCTAATGGATACAAATTATGATTCCTGAATCTTTCTCATCTTTCaggtatattttaaaatcttagcatgaaattgattttatttattcagaggggaaaaataagacttttgtgtgttttatatttgaaatatatgtataactgGTTAGTTCCATTGACCTAACTATAATATCATTTCATGGGTTTGATCTTTATATGAGAAATTAACTTCCTGTACAGAATAAATTCATGTCTGATATTTAATTAACACACTTGATATTAACACCAAATTTAgatttaaattccttcttttaaaaattttatataacattcttaaataaattaatcaaaggGTACTAgttagtacagtagatagagtgccaaaccaGAAGaaaggagatcttgggttcaaatctcaacttgATACCTTCTTTCTTTATTGCTCTGTATTTGTTCATCAACATAATTTCCCAagcctttctgttcttctgccttagcattTATACTTAATTTGGTTCTAGGAGagcaaaaaagttttcttttctaaaattaatcatCATAAACAAAATGACCATGTCAgaaagagtatgtgaaattacATACCCATGATCCACCACTTCTCTGCTGGGAGAAAAGTTGTGCATGCCAACATACTCAAGCTGGAAAGATTATTGATCATTTAATCTGATGTAGGTTTTCTTGATTATTTTGAGGGTATCCTTATATACCGGTGCactttttttgaatattttcctcaTTAAGCTTTCTTCACTCTTTGCTTGGCTGCTACTGTTCAATACTCTAAATTAGACCATTGAATATCATCCTGAGTTCTAACCCACTGGTCACTGAACTCCCTGAAATAGGTATCCAtgcctccctccatcccttccatgCACCATATAAAATTAAGATGGATCAAGAACTTTCTGGATGATAAAGGAGCCAAAAATATCTGGACAGGCTAGAACTTCATTCCTCTCTAGTCTGCAACCTAAAATCTCTTTCTATCAAATCATAAGTACCACCCTGAAAGGTCATTACACTTTATGATTTACATTAAAAgtaccctcaacccctgtagcCTCTTCCACTTATTGCCTGATTTCTCacagaattttcattttgaggaGAACATCTAGACTAGATTTGTCATCTTTCCTCTCCAGGATGCTTTCCATTTGTTCTCTAACGTGTTCCTGCATGGGTATCTTTGATTCCCTTCCATTTGTCTTCCCCTATCTTTAGGTTCTATTTATGTTCTCTTCTCCTATAGAATTTGTGGGGTTAGGTGCAGGAATTGTTTCTCTTTATGCTTATTTTTATATTCCTGAGTCAACTAAGCAGGATAGAGCACTATGCCCAGACACtgaaagatctgaattaaaatctaacctcggggggcagctgggtatctcagtggattgaaagccagatcttgagatgggaggtcctaggttcaaatctggccttagacacttcccagctgtgtgactctgggcaagtcacttgacccccattgcttagcccttaccactcttctgccttggagtcaatactgtgtattggtttaaagg from Monodelphis domestica isolate mMonDom1 chromosome 4, mMonDom1.pri, whole genome shotgun sequence includes these protein-coding regions:
- the LOC100027267 gene encoding olfactory receptor 14C36-like, translating into MSNYTTVTQFLLMGFSELRQLQILYSFLLFLIYSAGLMGNLLIVMITTFDRRLHMPMYFFLRNLSMVDACYLSITVPQASVNALVNNRIISGTGCAAQVFLVIFLAYVEFTLLTVMARDRYVAICHPLHYPVIMSPRVCMQMTLTCLLTGLMYAAFHTGYTFRLSFCHSNVVHQFFCDIPSLLRISCSDTFNNKLSLLASALVVGAGCYGFITASYVGIFSTVLKFPVKEDQKKAFSTCIPHITVVSLFIFSTCFVYLQPPSESASLEGIILSVFYTVIPPFLNPIIYSLRNKQIKDAITILMKRIISLSNKV